Proteins from a genomic interval of Methanolacinia paynteri:
- a CDS encoding type IV pilin, translating to MKNEDAVSPVVGVMLMLVVTIIIAAVVSGFAGGLIGSQEKSPTLSMDVTIANTGSYVGSGFTASVFGVSEPISTSDLKVVTSWSTTMKDNTDPGLTEQQKTISNGDIFTGGNTSLPNSANVICYVGMRTNEVTNWSSAPYGMGAGIDQTNPTDPFGSDADADQKTGWFGQYTLREGVNIFAYPYGSNSGEAIGGKLSTPAESGYNGATPYAYKCVSGGYEEGQADPTQAVLGYGWEQLRAGDTVSLKVIYTPTGAAIYSANIAVED from the coding sequence ATGAAAAACGAAGATGCGGTCTCACCCGTCGTGGGCGTCATGCTGATGCTTGTTGTGACGATAATCATCGCGGCGGTTGTGAGCGGTTTTGCAGGAGGGCTTATCGGATCTCAGGAAAAGTCCCCTACGCTTTCTATGGATGTTACAATCGCAAACACGGGAAGTTATGTTGGAAGTGGATTTACGGCATCTGTATTTGGTGTAAGTGAACCTATAAGTACTTCAGACCTGAAGGTTGTTACCTCATGGTCGACGACTATGAAGGATAATACCGATCCCGGTCTTACAGAGCAGCAAAAAACAATATCGAATGGTGATATTTTTACAGGTGGAAACACGAGTCTTCCAAACAGTGCCAATGTGATCTGTTATGTGGGTATGAGGACAAATGAAGTAACAAACTGGTCGTCGGCACCGTATGGAATGGGGGCAGGAATCGACCAGACAAACCCGACTGACCCCTTTGGAAGCGACGCTGATGCAGACCAGAAAACCGGATGGTTTGGGCAGTACACATTAAGAGAAGGCGTGAACATTTTTGCGTATCCGTATGGATCTAATTCGGGTGAGGCAATAGGAGGAAAACTGTCAACACCGGCAGAAAGTGGTTATAATGGTGCAACACCGTATGCCTATAAGTGCGTCTCGGGCGGTTATGAAGAAGGACAGGCCGATCCCACACAGGCAGTACTGGGATACGGCTGGGAACAGCTTCGTGCAGGAGACACTGTCAGCTTAAAGGTAATTTATACACCGACAGGTGCTGCAATTTACAGCGCTAATATTGCTGTGGAGGACTGA
- a CDS encoding type IV pilin → MIKNNDSAVSPVVGVMLMLVVTIIIAAVVSGFAGGFAEGQTKAPQATIQGEFSVTSGLKIVHAGGEAIPTADMLITVKNGPTFGPNLEAMSTNALNLATVINSDGVAVMSYDSTNGGFEGYGISSFNPGDTLYVNISNCNPTILQPTVALSSRKGDYSYNGYHWIFTDKNGIVNPDNAFWALNFVNQKNIGKSFYLDVNDKASGTLISRAVVTIKG, encoded by the coding sequence ATGATAAAAAATAACGATTCAGCGGTATCTCCCGTCGTCGGTGTCATGTTGATGCTTGTAGTGACAATCATTATCGCGGCGGTTGTGAGCGGATTTGCAGGCGGATTTGCAGAAGGGCAGACAAAAGCACCGCAGGCGACTATTCAGGGAGAGTTCAGTGTAACTTCTGGTCTTAAAATTGTCCATGCCGGTGGAGAAGCAATTCCTACGGCTGATATGTTGATAACAGTTAAGAACGGGCCCACATTCGGTCCGAATCTTGAGGCTATGTCAACGAACGCACTAAACCTTGCGACTGTTATTAATTCAGATGGTGTGGCTGTAATGTCCTATGATTCGACCAATGGCGGTTTTGAAGGTTATGGCATTTCCTCGTTTAATCCGGGAGATACACTCTATGTTAATATTTCAAACTGTAATCCGACAATACTTCAGCCGACAGTTGCATTGAGTTCTAGAAAAGGAGATTATAGTTATAATGGCTATCACTGGATATTCACGGATAAGAATGGTATTGTTAATCCGGATAATGCTTTCTGGGCACTGAACTTTGTAAACCAGAAGAATATCGGCAAATCATTCTACCTTGATGTGAATGACAAGGCCAGTGGAACGCTGATCTCACGTGCAGTTGTAACGATCAAGGGCTAA
- a CDS encoding oligosaccharyl transferase, archaeosortase A system-associated — protein MFDFTKKSINVVIILFIFALLAFMLRIIPLFLLPDTGYIHVLRGDAEYNLRQIEVMAHNFLQYDWFDPMTAYPDGKNIGWGPLFPMIAGAFVIITGASGQAAIVNAASFVPPLMAAVMVPVVYFITESVSKSRFAGIIAAALISVSSLFFLNYTSYGYVDHHAAEILFSAIFCMFYIFAVRDSAGEFKPDIKDKEFLKVFAYSVLAGVFYSACYFTSPTTVLFLVLISIFTLISCIITHNSGNIPYKLGFINTVAMIIPAILALLFGIKYDGFAISSYTAVHVIIPVLVIVATWVLVLISFGLRKTNLKDNKIAYPSVLILAGVIALFASAIVVPDIFSSLFSSANLVFGFGNVAIAEMQPMTLDFILQSYQIGLVLGAGGVIVALYKLYSTKENGYLFVLLWMLMTVYVSIKHMRFDYFVAAPFALLSALCIYYVYSRYYGDFLSYIGKEKKPAEGKSKKKSVKAKDDHLTGTAIFLVITGITVVFFAASIINDVQFTEEYAGVSFEKDKWLEAMEWMNENTPDPGVDYYGEYSSYSFVYPEDSYGVMSWWDFGHIITLAGKRIPVSNPFQDNVQGDTGCAYFLISGSEEEADRIIDNAGARFVVTNSELTTPEKGIMTILSWVDPTDITVDYMISLYNSDDYSDNGYSRVYTSNYYNATVVRLQNLDGTYIEPEEVDVITTVTSGGVRSITGYQTMDYDTAVSETTSDDILVSEDPYTPCCTVQALKNYRLVFESSDPDDNVKVFEYVDGYEVPGEGTVELNLKTNTGREFVYTQKSEDGKFVLPYSTIGNPYNVTATGRYHIIETDEYFDVYEEDIGTK, from the coding sequence ATGTTTGATTTCACCAAAAAAAGCATAAATGTTGTAATAATTTTATTCATATTTGCTCTTCTTGCATTTATGCTGAGAATCATTCCTCTGTTTCTCCTTCCTGATACAGGGTATATCCACGTGCTAAGGGGTGATGCGGAGTACAACCTCAGGCAGATAGAGGTTATGGCCCATAACTTCCTGCAGTATGACTGGTTCGATCCGATGACAGCATACCCCGACGGGAAGAATATCGGGTGGGGGCCTCTGTTCCCGATGATAGCAGGTGCCTTCGTAATTATAACAGGTGCATCAGGCCAGGCCGCGATCGTAAACGCCGCATCATTCGTCCCCCCTCTAATGGCGGCTGTAATGGTTCCGGTCGTCTATTTCATCACGGAATCCGTTAGTAAAAGCAGGTTTGCCGGGATTATCGCGGCTGCGCTGATATCCGTCAGTTCTCTCTTCTTCCTGAACTATACATCATACGGGTATGTCGATCATCATGCGGCGGAGATTCTCTTTTCAGCAATATTCTGTATGTTCTATATCTTTGCAGTCCGGGACTCTGCCGGTGAATTCAAACCGGATATCAAAGACAAAGAATTTTTGAAGGTCTTTGCGTACTCCGTTCTTGCAGGTGTATTTTACAGCGCCTGTTACTTCACGTCTCCGACAACTGTCCTCTTCCTTGTATTAATATCGATATTTACATTGATCTCCTGCATAATTACTCACAATTCAGGGAATATTCCGTATAAGTTGGGCTTTATAAACACTGTCGCAATGATAATCCCGGCTATCCTGGCATTGTTATTCGGAATAAAATATGACGGCTTTGCGATCTCGTCGTATACGGCGGTTCATGTAATAATTCCGGTTCTGGTAATAGTTGCAACATGGGTCCTGGTCCTGATATCATTCGGGCTTCGAAAAACAAATCTTAAGGATAATAAAATTGCATATCCGTCCGTTCTTATTCTGGCAGGTGTTATTGCCCTGTTTGCATCCGCAATAGTTGTGCCTGATATTTTTTCGTCCCTCTTCTCGTCTGCAAACCTTGTTTTCGGTTTTGGAAATGTTGCGATTGCAGAGATGCAGCCGATGACCCTCGATTTTATCCTGCAAAGTTATCAGATCGGCCTGGTTCTGGGTGCAGGGGGGGTAATAGTCGCGTTATACAAATTGTATTCGACAAAAGAGAACGGCTACCTGTTTGTTCTTCTCTGGATGCTCATGACGGTATATGTGTCGATAAAACACATGAGGTTTGATTATTTCGTTGCAGCGCCCTTTGCACTCCTTTCTGCATTGTGTATATATTATGTATATTCCCGGTATTACGGCGACTTTCTGTCATACATAGGGAAAGAGAAAAAGCCTGCTGAAGGAAAATCAAAGAAAAAAAGTGTGAAGGCCAAAGACGATCACCTGACCGGAACTGCAATATTTTTAGTTATTACAGGAATTACAGTCGTTTTCTTTGCTGCATCCATTATAAACGACGTCCAGTTCACTGAAGAGTATGCCGGAGTCAGTTTTGAGAAGGACAAATGGCTGGAGGCAATGGAATGGATGAACGAAAATACTCCTGATCCGGGTGTAGATTATTACGGGGAATATTCTTCGTATTCGTTCGTATATCCTGAAGATTCGTATGGTGTAATGTCCTGGTGGGATTTCGGTCATATAATCACGCTTGCAGGGAAAAGAATCCCGGTTTCAAACCCGTTCCAGGATAATGTCCAGGGAGATACGGGATGTGCATATTTCCTAATCTCGGGATCGGAGGAAGAGGCCGACCGGATAATAGATAACGCCGGAGCACGATTTGTCGTCACAAACTCGGAGCTTACTACCCCGGAGAAAGGAATCATGACTATTCTTTCGTGGGTCGATCCCACGGATATAACGGTCGATTATATGATAAGTCTCTATAACTCTGATGATTATAGTGATAACGGGTATTCGAGGGTGTATACCTCGAATTATTATAATGCAACTGTTGTAAGGCTCCAAAACCTGGACGGAACTTATATCGAGCCTGAAGAGGTTGATGTAATTACGACCGTCACAAGTGGCGGCGTAAGATCCATCACCGGTTATCAGACCATGGACTATGACACTGCAGTTTCGGAAACGACTTCCGATGACATCCTGGTAAGCGAAGACCCGTATACGCCCTGCTGCACAGTTCAGGCGCTTAAGAACTACAGGCTTGTTTTTGAATCGTCCGATCCCGATGACAACGTCAAAGTCTTCGAATACGTAGATGGTTATGAAGTTCCGGGAGAAGGCACGGTGGAACTTAATCTTAAAACCAATACCGGGAGGGAATTCGTATACACCCAAAAGAGCGAAGATGGCAAATTTGTACTCCCGTATTCAACAATAGGCAACCCGTATAATGTAACTGCAACAGGCCGGTACCATATCATTGAGACCGATGAATACTTCGATGTCTACGAGGAAGATATCGGTACTAAATAA
- a CDS encoding GTP-binding protein: MKMITVAGPPSSGKTSVILKTIATLGLPEGSVGVVKFDSLTSFDHIRYNESNIPVQTGFAGKICPDHFFVSNIEDAVSWGKRKGFSVLITESAGLCNRCSPYIKGILSVCVIDNLSGVNTPRKIGPMLKYADIVVVTKGDIVSQAEREVFSFNIKEVNSNAKVIFVNGITGQGTFMLAKYFSEATEIDTLKDRTLRFTMPAAICSYCTGETRIGDFYQMGMLKRMEFEE; this comes from the coding sequence ATGAAGATGATAACAGTTGCCGGACCGCCGTCTTCCGGCAAGACTTCGGTAATTCTTAAAACAATTGCCACGCTCGGCCTTCCGGAAGGGAGCGTTGGTGTTGTCAAATTCGACTCCCTCACATCATTTGATCACATAAGGTACAACGAGAGCAATATCCCCGTTCAGACGGGATTTGCGGGAAAGATCTGCCCTGATCATTTCTTCGTCAGCAATATCGAGGACGCCGTCTCATGGGGTAAGAGAAAGGGCTTCTCAGTTCTGATCACAGAAAGCGCCGGACTATGCAACCGCTGTTCGCCGTATATCAAGGGCATACTCTCTGTATGCGTAATCGACAACCTCTCGGGCGTCAACACACCCCGAAAGATAGGGCCGATGCTCAAGTATGCCGATATCGTGGTCGTGACGAAGGGAGATATCGTATCGCAGGCCGAACGCGAGGTATTTTCCTTCAACATAAAGGAGGTCAATTCGAACGCGAAGGTGATCTTCGTCAACGGGATTACCGGGCAGGGGACATTCATGCTTGCCAAATACTTCAGCGAGGCGACCGAGATCGATACCCTGAAGGACAGAACCCTGAGGTTTACGATGCCGGCGGCAATCTGCTCCTACTGTACGGGGGAGACGAGGATCGGCGATTTCTACCAGATGGGGATGCTTAAAAGGATGGAGTTCGAGGAATGA
- a CDS encoding ATP-binding cassette domain-containing protein codes for MSSYDFYEEIAETPVCVILERYPLAVDYLANHRLGGIDSSKTLPAALLDVDPEMLEEFGLDNESIIDHFCTFLEAFRSDPDDRPDAISSITIIGGRNKSGESENEELTVRPGEIISIVGPTGSGKSRLLEDIECMAQKDTPTLRQILINGTVPDEMRRFDTGGKLVAQLSQTMNFVMDLTVREFLEMHAKSRMVSDVEDVVERCFECANSLAGEKFSPDTKVTQLSGGQSRALMIADTALMSASPIVLIDEIENAGIDRKEAIRLLAGNEKIILMSTHDPLLALRADKRIVIKNGGIAKVLTTTANERKNLVKIEKVDNILLGLRNSLRKGEVIDDGVVEEFMDEWFWSFLR; via the coding sequence ATGAGTTCTTACGACTTCTATGAAGAGATCGCCGAAACGCCTGTCTGCGTTATACTGGAGCGCTATCCCCTTGCCGTCGACTACCTTGCAAATCACAGGCTTGGTGGAATAGATTCATCCAAAACTCTTCCCGCTGCCCTCCTCGATGTCGATCCGGAGATGCTCGAGGAGTTCGGGCTCGACAATGAAAGCATAATCGATCACTTCTGCACGTTTCTCGAGGCATTTCGTTCTGACCCAGACGACCGGCCGGATGCAATCTCATCTATTACGATCATCGGGGGACGGAACAAGTCCGGAGAATCCGAGAATGAGGAGCTGACGGTCAGGCCGGGCGAAATAATCAGCATCGTCGGTCCCACCGGTTCCGGAAAGAGCAGGCTCCTTGAGGATATCGAGTGCATGGCCCAGAAGGACACGCCGACACTGAGGCAGATCCTGATCAACGGAACTGTTCCCGACGAGATGCGACGGTTCGATACCGGCGGGAAACTCGTGGCACAGCTATCCCAGACGATGAACTTCGTAATGGACCTGACAGTCCGGGAGTTTTTGGAGATGCATGCGAAGAGCAGGATGGTATCCGATGTCGAAGACGTTGTCGAGCGGTGCTTTGAATGTGCGAATTCCCTTGCGGGAGAGAAGTTTTCGCCCGATACAAAGGTTACACAGCTCTCCGGAGGCCAGTCAAGGGCTCTTATGATCGCCGACACTGCATTGATGAGTGCCTCTCCGATAGTTCTGATAGACGAGATCGAGAACGCGGGAATAGATCGTAAGGAGGCAATCCGGCTACTTGCCGGCAATGAAAAGATAATCCTGATGTCCACGCATGACCCACTCCTCGCCCTGAGGGCAGATAAGAGGATAGTAATCAAAAACGGGGGTATCGCAAAGGTTCTCACTACGACGGCAAACGAGAGGAAGAATCTTGTAAAGATCGAAAAGGTCGACAACATTCTTTTAGGCCTGCGCAACAGCCTGAGGAAGGGGGAGGTCATCGACGACGGCGTTGTTGAGGAATTTATGGATGAATGGTTCTGGTCTTTTCTGAGATAA
- a CDS encoding DUF364 domain-containing protein: MSTWDIYDALIEGIPDDVIVGDVVIGAELTYVQIDGGGGVAPYRPYWQRAPQYNGNKIGKPLKEIAELVKSWNFIEASVGNAAIVAWYNHPENAQKNGVEIPKQGRVEGRLKDPFINSQNEIRGKKVCVVGHFPFIEGLFEPVCDLSVVEWDPGPGDYPYNACDFLLPECDFAFITCAAIGDKSLPRLLELSGNAEKVAIVGPGTPLAPQFFDFGVGDLSGFVINDPEMARRIASGAEFQRIYAAGTKVNFLASSSK, encoded by the coding sequence ATGAGTACGTGGGATATTTATGACGCACTGATCGAAGGGATTCCCGATGACGTCATCGTCGGGGATGTGGTGATCGGGGCTGAACTGACATATGTTCAGATAGATGGTGGCGGGGGTGTAGCACCCTACAGGCCATATTGGCAGCGTGCACCGCAGTATAACGGGAACAAGATAGGCAAACCGCTGAAGGAAATAGCGGAACTGGTAAAATCATGGAATTTTATCGAGGCATCCGTCGGTAATGCCGCGATTGTTGCGTGGTACAACCACCCTGAAAACGCACAAAAGAACGGAGTTGAAATTCCCAAACAGGGACGTGTCGAGGGAAGGCTCAAAGATCCGTTCATCAACTCTCAGAACGAGATCCGCGGCAAAAAGGTTTGCGTTGTTGGCCATTTCCCGTTTATTGAAGGCCTATTCGAGCCGGTATGCGACCTAAGCGTCGTCGAGTGGGACCCCGGCCCCGGCGATTATCCGTATAATGCATGCGATTTCCTGCTCCCTGAGTGTGATTTCGCATTTATAACATGTGCGGCCATAGGGGACAAGAGCCTTCCGAGGCTCCTGGAGTTATCGGGAAACGCAGAAAAAGTCGCGATAGTGGGGCCGGGGACGCCTCTTGCACCGCAGTTCTTTGATTTCGGTGTTGGAGACCTTTCAGGTTTTGTTATAAACGATCCTGAAATGGCAAGGAGAATTGCATCGGGGGCTGAGTTCCAGAGGATCTATGCGGCAGGAACTAAGGTGAATTTCCTCGCATCCTCGTCAAAATGA
- a CDS encoding ABC transporter substrate-binding protein, whose translation MRTHFGYHIFIVLCVFLAFFSGIAAAEETRTFVDDVGRELILPVNITAVSPSGPLAQIVLYSVDPDLFVSISSKYSDAQLKYIDPRVAALPVTGQFYGAKSTMNPEEIMEMNKQLGIDLVLDIGEAKSTMKEDLDKIQAQTGVNFAFVTQNNLSDIPGSYLTLGELLSEEEQCEKLSTYTSDLLSEFASGMNEIGDNKKSMIYVVSIDGNSVYLIGSGENSYHGEVINYISDNLANEAVTSSGMGDEYTMEDILQMNPDYIIVAYNADHEYYDTIMNSADWQSLRAVQDGNVYEAPYGPYSWMGSPPSVNRLLSMIWLGNLYYPDVFDYNVDDRVKEYYSLFYHYDLTDDDLSELMEYAKPAGSSSLGSATSTGTSAYANQSPAPLFALMAGLGLAVLIKRRNH comes from the coding sequence ATGAGAACTCATTTTGGTTATCATATTTTTATTGTGCTGTGTGTTTTCCTGGCGTTCTTTTCCGGAATTGCTGCCGCAGAGGAGACCAGGACATTTGTTGATGATGTGGGAAGAGAGCTGATACTCCCGGTAAATATCACTGCAGTATCTCCATCCGGTCCGCTGGCCCAGATTGTGCTCTATTCAGTCGATCCTGATCTCTTCGTGAGTATTTCGAGTAAATACAGCGACGCACAGCTGAAGTATATAGATCCGCGTGTTGCCGCACTGCCTGTCACTGGCCAGTTCTACGGGGCGAAATCTACCATGAATCCTGAAGAGATCATGGAGATGAACAAGCAGCTCGGAATTGATCTCGTGCTTGATATCGGTGAGGCGAAGAGCACGATGAAAGAGGATCTTGACAAGATACAGGCGCAGACAGGTGTAAATTTTGCATTTGTAACGCAGAACAACCTGTCGGACATTCCGGGATCGTATCTTACCCTGGGTGAGCTCCTTTCCGAGGAAGAACAGTGTGAGAAGCTTTCTACATATACCTCAGATCTTCTGTCAGAGTTTGCTTCGGGAATGAACGAGATCGGCGACAACAAAAAGAGCATGATCTACGTCGTCAGTATCGACGGGAATTCGGTATATCTCATAGGTTCGGGCGAGAACTCCTATCATGGCGAGGTAATCAACTATATCAGCGACAATCTCGCAAATGAAGCCGTTACATCAAGCGGCATGGGAGACGAGTATACGATGGAGGACATTCTCCAGATGAATCCCGACTATATCATCGTCGCCTATAATGCTGATCATGAATATTATGACACGATCATGAACAGCGCCGACTGGCAATCGCTCCGGGCGGTCCAGGACGGAAATGTCTATGAAGCACCATACGGCCCTTACAGCTGGATGGGAAGCCCGCCATCTGTAAACCGCCTTTTATCGATGATATGGCTCGGGAACCTCTACTACCCTGATGTATTCGACTATAACGTCGACGACCGCGTAAAGGAGTATTACTCGTTGTTCTATCACTATGACCTGACCGATGACGACCTGTCCGAATTAATGGAATACGCAAAGCCGGCCGGCTCATCATCCCTGGGTTCAGCAACATCGACAGGGACTTCCGCCTATGCAAACCAGTCGCCGGCACCGCTGTTCGCACTGATGGCAGGGCTCGGGCTTGCGGTTTTGATCAAAAGACGCAACCATTAA
- a CDS encoding proline iminopeptidase-family hydrolase, with product MDDNNREGYISTENGRIWFRIVGADGKKTPLLLLHGGPGASHDYFESLSVLSDERPVIFYDQLGCGNSDKPEDLSIYTVENYVKELGEVRNALGLDEVHILGQSWGGGLAAAYYLDGNPKGVKGLILSSPLLDTGRWISDQKAYLSEMPEEIQEHVRYTEETGNYDSKEYQDAMNYYYSVHLCRLDPWPPVLVKTFEKMSIPVYMHMWGPSEFTCTGILKSFNLTPNLSEIDVPVLFICGEYDEAAPGSMKYFSSLVSNPELLIIEDASHENHLEKEEEYTAAVRKFLNAAD from the coding sequence ATGGATGACAACAATCGGGAAGGGTATATCTCGACGGAAAACGGGCGGATCTGGTTCAGAATTGTCGGAGCAGACGGCAAAAAGACACCACTCCTTCTGCTGCACGGAGGGCCGGGTGCTTCTCATGACTATTTCGAATCCCTGTCGGTGCTCTCTGATGAAAGACCGGTGATATTCTATGATCAACTCGGCTGCGGAAACTCGGACAAGCCTGAAGATCTTTCAATTTATACAGTTGAAAACTACGTGAAAGAATTAGGCGAAGTTCGTAATGCTCTCGGGCTTGACGAAGTTCATATTCTCGGGCAGTCGTGGGGCGGCGGGCTTGCGGCTGCGTACTATCTCGACGGAAATCCAAAAGGAGTGAAGGGCCTGATCTTATCTTCCCCTCTTCTCGATACGGGAAGATGGATCTCAGACCAGAAGGCGTACCTGTCGGAGATGCCTGAAGAGATACAGGAGCATGTCAGGTACACGGAGGAGACCGGGAATTATGATTCAAAGGAATACCAGGACGCGATGAACTATTATTATTCGGTTCATCTATGCAGGCTCGATCCATGGCCGCCTGTTTTGGTTAAAACGTTTGAAAAGATGTCGATTCCTGTTTATATGCATATGTGGGGGCCGAGCGAGTTCACATGTACAGGAATCCTGAAATCGTTTAACCTGACCCCAAATTTGTCCGAAATAGATGTGCCTGTCCTTTTCATCTGTGGGGAGTATGATGAGGCGGCGCCCGGCTCAATGAAATACTTCAGCAGTCTTGTAAGTAACCCGGAACTTCTTATCATCGAAGATGCGTCACACGAGAATCATCTGGAGAAAGAAGAGGAATACACAGCAGCCGTAAGGAAATTCCTGAATGCGGCGGATTAA
- a CDS encoding formylmethanofuran dehydrogenase subunit B yields MMTSGRTIRQGEQLYYKDHPEYTAQTSLCYINPLDLLGIGVDDGQKVKISSEAGETIFKAVSCADILQGMVFIPVGPHANYILHSKTHGTGAPDYKWVNVDVVPAGEDEEILTAWEILEHEGGCRFDIGDPVCVTKSPCGDCVIDDVVCPLCGCLCDDIRITIKDNQITGVDNGCSLSNGKFTARGRLKEPIMREGSGWKNISYDEAIDYTANMLLDADRPLLFGFSGTYGEAQCMGISIAEMCGAVIDNCSSICHGPSIMAIQEVGHPGCTLGQIKNRADVIVYWGSNPIESHPRHMSRYSTYADGFFLNNAFRERKLIVVDIRETDVAKNADEFIQIKPGGDYAVFSALRAIVRGKRDVIPPMVAGVKREQLFRVVDMLLEAKFGVFFTGIGLTESPGKYKNVRNGVELVDELSRHTKFTLTPMRGHWNVYGTNQTFAYLGGYPYAIDYSRGTAFYNPGETSAVDLLRRKEADACIIIGSDPGAHFPRECVKRLSEIPCVVIDPFVALSTAVANVHIPVAACGIDAEGTGYRLDALPLWVKKVLEPTMPNDLDVLTRIYNIIKEAKGL; encoded by the coding sequence GTGATGACCAGTGGCAGAACGATACGGCAGGGCGAACAGCTTTATTATAAGGATCATCCTGAGTATACTGCCCAGACTTCTTTATGCTATATCAACCCCCTGGATCTCCTCGGGATCGGGGTGGACGACGGTCAGAAAGTAAAAATTTCCAGCGAAGCGGGAGAAACCATTTTTAAAGCAGTATCCTGTGCGGATATTTTACAGGGGATGGTTTTCATTCCCGTCGGCCCGCATGCGAATTATATCCTGCATTCAAAGACCCACGGGACAGGTGCCCCGGATTACAAATGGGTGAACGTCGACGTTGTCCCTGCCGGCGAAGATGAGGAAATTCTCACGGCATGGGAGATTCTCGAGCATGAGGGCGGCTGCCGTTTTGATATCGGAGATCCTGTCTGCGTGACGAAGTCTCCCTGCGGGGACTGTGTAATCGACGATGTCGTCTGCCCCCTTTGCGGTTGCCTCTGCGACGACATCCGGATAACGATTAAGGACAACCAGATTACGGGCGTCGATAACGGGTGCAGTTTGAGCAACGGCAAGTTCACTGCACGGGGGAGGCTGAAAGAGCCTATAATGAGAGAGGGCTCCGGCTGGAAAAATATCTCCTATGACGAGGCGATCGACTACACCGCCAATATGCTCCTTGATGCCGACAGGCCGCTTCTCTTCGGGTTCTCGGGGACTTACGGCGAGGCCCAGTGCATGGGGATATCGATCGCAGAGATGTGCGGTGCGGTGATCGACAACTGCTCGTCGATCTGCCACGGTCCGTCCATAATGGCCATCCAGGAAGTAGGGCATCCCGGCTGTACGCTTGGCCAGATCAAGAACAGGGCCGATGTCATAGTATACTGGGGATCGAACCCGATAGAATCCCACCCGCGTCATATGAGCCGTTATTCCACATACGCCGACGGCTTCTTCCTGAACAACGCCTTCCGCGAGAGGAAACTTATCGTAGTCGACATCAGGGAGACCGATGTCGCGAAGAATGCCGATGAGTTCATCCAGATAAAACCGGGTGGGGATTATGCGGTGTTCTCCGCCCTGAGGGCTATTGTCAGGGGAAAGAGAGATGTAATTCCCCCCATGGTCGCCGGTGTAAAGCGGGAGCAGCTCTTCAGGGTTGTAGACATGCTTCTTGAGGCCAAGTTCGGAGTTTTTTTCACAGGGATAGGCCTGACCGAATCGCCCGGGAAATACAAAAACGTCCGAAACGGAGTAGAACTCGTCGACGAGCTTTCGAGGCATACCAAATTCACGCTGACTCCGATGAGGGGGCACTGGAACGTATACGGGACAAACCAGACATTCGCTTATCTGGGCGGTTACCCGTATGCAATCGATTACTCGCGTGGCACTGCATTCTATAATCCCGGAGAAACCTCGGCTGTCGATCTTCTCAGGAGAAAGGAGGCCGACGCGTGTATTATTATCGGCAGTGATCCCGGGGCGCATTTCCCGAGAGAGTGTGTCAAACGTCTTTCCGAGATCCCGTGCGTCGTTATAGATCCCTTTGTCGCACTCAGCACGGCAGTCGCCAATGTGCATATTCCTGTTGCCGCATGCGGAATCGATGCCGAAGGGACCGGCTACCGCCTGGACGCCCTGCCTCTCTGGGTGAAAAAAGTCCTTGAACCCACCATGCCTAACGATCTCGATGTTCTCACCCGGATATACAATATAATAAAGGAGGCGAAGGGATTATGA